A DNA window from Mycolicibacter terrae contains the following coding sequences:
- a CDS encoding CoA transferase subunit A, producing the protein MTTKVTTLDAAVAELRDGMTIGIGGWGSRRKPMAFVRAILRTGVKDLTVVSYGGPDLGLLCSAGKVRRAYYGFVSLDSPPFYDPWFSRARTTGAIEAREMDEGMLRCGLQAAAQRLPFLPTRAGLGSSVIDFWEGELKTVTSPYPVSAAEGGGHETLIAMPALNLDAAFVHMNLGDERGNAAYTGIDPYFDDLFLMSAQRRFLSVEKIVPTEELIATTSPQTQVINRMMVDKVVQAPGGAHFTIGAADYGRDEKFQRHYAEAAKSDETWAEFKATYLSGSEDDYQAAVKAFGAEAQA; encoded by the coding sequence GTGACGACCAAGGTAACCACCCTCGACGCGGCCGTCGCCGAGCTGCGTGACGGCATGACGATCGGCATCGGCGGTTGGGGTTCGCGGCGTAAGCCGATGGCGTTCGTTCGGGCCATCCTGCGCACGGGAGTCAAAGATCTGACCGTGGTGAGCTACGGCGGCCCGGACCTGGGGCTGCTGTGCTCGGCGGGCAAGGTGCGCCGGGCCTACTACGGATTCGTCTCGCTGGACTCCCCGCCGTTCTACGACCCGTGGTTCTCGCGCGCCCGCACCACAGGTGCGATCGAGGCTCGCGAGATGGACGAGGGCATGCTGCGCTGCGGGTTGCAGGCCGCCGCCCAGCGGCTGCCGTTCCTGCCGACCCGGGCCGGCCTGGGCAGCTCGGTGATCGACTTCTGGGAAGGGGAGCTCAAGACCGTCACCTCGCCGTACCCCGTCTCGGCTGCAGAAGGGGGTGGTCACGAGACCCTGATCGCGATGCCGGCGTTGAACCTCGACGCCGCGTTCGTGCACATGAATCTCGGTGACGAGCGCGGCAATGCCGCCTACACCGGCATCGACCCGTACTTCGACGACCTGTTCTTGATGTCGGCGCAGCGCCGCTTCCTGTCGGTGGAGAAGATCGTTCCCACCGAGGAGCTGATCGCCACCACGTCCCCGCAGACCCAGGTGATCAACCGGATGATGGTGGACAAGGTGGTGCAAGCCCCGGGTGGTGCCCACTTCACCATCGGCGCAGCCGATTACGGCCGCGACGAGAAGTTCCAGCGGCATTACGCCGAAGCCGCCAAGTCCGACGAGACCTGGGCGGAGTTCAAGGCCACCTACCTGTCCGGCAGCGAAGACGACTACCAGGCGGCGGTTAAGGCATTCGGAGCGGAGGCCCAAGCATGA
- a CDS encoding SDR family oxidoreductase — protein MSSSAAAAINLGLTGKVVLVTGGVRGVGAGISAVFADQGATVVTCARRPVEGLPYEFHSCDVRDDDAVKGLIDAVIGRHGRLDVVVNNAGGSPHALTAEASANFSRKIIELNLIAPLQVARHANAVMQTQDGGGSIVNITSVSGHRPSPGSAAYSAAKAGVDNLTATLAVEWAPKVRVNSVVVGMVETEQSELFYGDAESIAAISATVPLGRLAKPADVGWAAAFLASDAASYISGASLETHGGGEPPVYLDASSANK, from the coding sequence ATGTCTAGCTCTGCGGCTGCCGCTATCAACCTCGGATTGACCGGCAAGGTGGTCCTGGTGACCGGCGGGGTTCGCGGTGTCGGCGCCGGTATCAGCGCCGTCTTCGCCGATCAGGGTGCGACGGTGGTGACCTGCGCCCGGCGGCCGGTGGAGGGCCTGCCGTATGAGTTCCATTCCTGCGACGTCCGCGACGACGACGCGGTCAAGGGACTGATCGACGCTGTGATCGGCCGCCACGGTCGCCTGGACGTGGTGGTCAACAACGCCGGCGGCTCACCGCACGCGCTGACCGCCGAGGCCTCGGCCAACTTCAGCCGCAAAATCATCGAGCTCAACCTGATCGCGCCGCTGCAGGTCGCCCGGCACGCCAACGCTGTCATGCAGACCCAGGACGGTGGCGGGTCGATCGTCAACATCACCAGCGTCAGCGGGCATCGCCCGTCGCCGGGCTCCGCGGCCTACAGCGCTGCCAAGGCCGGCGTGGACAACCTGACCGCCACCCTGGCCGTCGAGTGGGCGCCCAAGGTCCGGGTGAACTCGGTGGTGGTCGGCATGGTCGAGACCGAACAGTCCGAGCTGTTCTACGGCGACGCCGAGTCGATCGCCGCCATCTCCGCCACCGTGCCGCTGGGCCGGCTCGCCAAACCCGCTGATGTCGGCTGGGCGGCAGCATTTCTGGCTTCCGACGCCGCGTCCTACATCAGCGGCGCCAGCCTGGAAACCCACGGCGGTGGCGAGCCGCCGGTCTACCTCGACGCATCCAGCGCCAACAAATAA
- the echA20 gene encoding (7aS)-7a-methyl-1,5-dioxo-2,3,5,6,7,7a-hexahydro-1H-indene-carboxyl-CoA hydrolase yields the protein MPITSTTVEPGIVAVTVDYPPVNAIPSRGWFELGEVITAAGNDMATHVVILRAEGRGFNAGVDIKEMQNTEGFTALIDANRGCFAAFKAVYECAVPVIAAVNGFCVGGGIGLVGNADVIVASDDAKFGLPEVERGALGAATHLSRLVPQHMMRRLFYTAATVDAATLHQYGSVHEVVPRAELDEAALRVARDIASKDTRVIRAAKEALNLIDVQKVNSSYRMEQGFTFELNLAGVADEHRDAFAGTEKGKK from the coding sequence ATGCCGATCACATCCACCACCGTCGAACCCGGGATCGTCGCGGTCACCGTCGACTACCCCCCGGTCAACGCCATTCCGTCCCGCGGCTGGTTCGAGCTGGGTGAGGTCATCACCGCCGCCGGCAACGACATGGCCACCCATGTCGTGATCCTGCGGGCCGAGGGCCGCGGCTTCAACGCCGGCGTGGACATCAAGGAGATGCAGAACACCGAGGGCTTCACCGCGCTCATCGACGCCAACCGGGGCTGCTTCGCGGCCTTCAAAGCGGTCTACGAGTGCGCGGTGCCGGTGATCGCCGCGGTCAACGGGTTCTGCGTCGGCGGCGGAATCGGCCTGGTCGGCAACGCCGACGTCATCGTGGCCTCCGACGACGCCAAGTTCGGCCTCCCGGAGGTCGAGCGCGGCGCACTCGGCGCGGCCACCCACCTGTCCCGGCTGGTGCCGCAGCACATGATGCGCCGGTTGTTCTACACCGCAGCCACCGTCGATGCCGCCACCTTGCACCAGTACGGCTCGGTGCACGAGGTGGTGCCGCGCGCGGAGCTCGACGAGGCAGCGCTGCGGGTGGCCCGCGACATCGCGTCGAAGGACACCCGGGTGATCCGGGCCGCCAAAGAAGCGCTCAACCTCATCGACGTTCAGAAGGTCAACTCCAGCTACCGGATGGAGCAGGGCTTCACCTTCGAGCTCAACCTCGCCGGGGTCGCCGACGAGCACCGCGACGCTTTCGCCGGCACCGAGAAGGGGAAGAAGTGA
- the ipdB gene encoding cholesterol ring-cleaving hydrolase subunit IpdB: MTDSPTRAEICAIACAELFRDAGEIMASPMATVPSIGARLARLTFSPDLVLTDGEARILADTPAIGKVGALEGWMPFNRVFETLSWGRRHVIMGANQIDRYGNQNLSAFGPLQHPTRQMFGVRGAPGNTINHTTSYWVGGHSARVFCETVDVVSGIGYDKVDPDNPAFRFFNLGGVVTNLGVFDFNGPEHQMRAVSLHPGVTADEVAENTSFEVHGLADAVTTRLPEVEELRLIREVIDPKSLRDKEVRA, translated from the coding sequence ATGACCGACTCACCCACCCGCGCAGAGATCTGCGCGATCGCCTGCGCCGAACTGTTCCGCGACGCCGGAGAGATCATGGCCAGTCCGATGGCCACGGTGCCGTCGATCGGCGCCCGGCTCGCCCGGCTCACCTTCTCCCCCGACCTGGTGCTCACCGACGGGGAGGCCCGCATCCTGGCCGACACGCCGGCGATCGGCAAGGTCGGGGCGCTGGAAGGCTGGATGCCGTTCAACCGGGTCTTCGAGACCCTGTCATGGGGGCGGCGCCATGTGATCATGGGTGCCAACCAGATCGACCGCTACGGCAACCAGAACCTGTCGGCATTCGGTCCGCTGCAGCACCCCACCCGGCAGATGTTCGGGGTGCGCGGGGCGCCCGGCAACACCATCAACCACACCACCAGCTACTGGGTCGGCGGCCACTCGGCCCGGGTGTTCTGCGAAACGGTCGACGTGGTCTCGGGTATCGGCTACGACAAGGTGGACCCGGACAACCCGGCGTTCCGTTTCTTCAACCTGGGCGGGGTGGTGACCAACCTGGGAGTGTTCGACTTCAACGGCCCCGAGCACCAGATGCGCGCGGTCTCCCTGCACCCGGGTGTGACCGCCGACGAGGTCGCCGAGAACACCTCGTTCGAAGTACACGGCCTGGCCGATGCGGTTACGACCCGGCTGCCGGAGGTCGAGGAGCTGCGACTGATCCGTGAAGTCATCGACCCGAAATCGCTCCGGGACAAAGAGGTAAGGGCGTGA
- a CDS encoding SDR family oxidoreductase, which translates to MGLLDGRVVIVTGAGGGIGRAHALAFAAEGARVVVNDIGVGLDGSPAGGGSAAQAVVDEIVAAGGEAVANGSNVADWDAAAALIQTAVDTFGGLDVLVNNAGIVRDRMFANTSEEEFDAVIAVHLKGHFATMRHAAAYWRAKSKAGETVDARIINTSSGAGLQGSVGQANYSAAKAGIAAMTLVASAEMGRYGVTVNAIAPSARTRMTETVFADMMNTQDQAFDAMAPENVSPLVVWLGSVESKDVTGKVFEVEGGKIRVAEGWAHGPQADKGARWDPAELGPVVTDLLAQARTPVPVYGA; encoded by the coding sequence ATGGGACTTCTCGACGGCCGCGTGGTCATCGTCACCGGAGCCGGCGGCGGAATCGGGCGGGCGCACGCGCTGGCCTTCGCCGCCGAGGGCGCCCGAGTGGTGGTCAACGACATCGGCGTCGGACTGGACGGCTCACCGGCCGGCGGGGGCAGCGCTGCCCAGGCCGTGGTCGATGAGATCGTCGCCGCCGGCGGGGAGGCCGTCGCCAACGGCTCCAACGTGGCCGACTGGGATGCCGCCGCCGCACTGATCCAGACCGCGGTTGACACCTTCGGCGGGCTCGACGTCTTGGTCAACAACGCCGGAATCGTTCGCGACCGGATGTTCGCCAACACCAGCGAAGAAGAATTCGACGCCGTCATCGCCGTGCACCTCAAGGGGCACTTCGCCACCATGCGTCACGCCGCGGCGTACTGGCGCGCCAAGTCCAAGGCCGGCGAGACCGTGGATGCGCGGATCATCAACACCAGCTCAGGGGCCGGCCTGCAGGGCAGCGTCGGGCAGGCCAACTACTCGGCGGCCAAGGCCGGCATCGCCGCGATGACGCTGGTCGCCTCCGCCGAGATGGGCCGCTACGGCGTCACCGTCAACGCGATCGCCCCGTCGGCGCGCACCCGGATGACCGAGACCGTGTTCGCCGACATGATGAACACCCAGGACCAGGCCTTCGACGCGATGGCTCCGGAGAATGTCAGCCCGCTGGTGGTGTGGCTGGGCAGCGTGGAATCCAAAGACGTGACCGGCAAGGTCTTCGAGGTCGAGGGCGGCAAGATCCGCGTCGCCGAGGGCTGGGCGCACGGGCCGCAGGCCGACAAGGGCGCGCGTTGGGACCCGGCCGAGTTGGGCCCGGTCGTCACCGACCTGTTGGCCCAGGCGCGGACGCCGGTGCCGGTCTACGGGGCCTGA
- a CDS encoding acyl-CoA dehydrogenase family protein yields MKLTDEQTGLRELARSWVDREVVPYATEWDRIELVDRDIVGKLGAVGFLGMGIDETHGGSGGDTLSYCLMMEELGRGDTAIRGIVSVSLGLVAKTLAAHASDELQATYLPDLCSGAKLACFALTEPDSGSDAASLRTAAVRDGDDWILTGSKVFITNGTWADVALVFARTGGPGPKGITAFLVPTGLPGFTSREIHGKLGLRGQATAELFLDEVRIPDTLRIGDEGAGFKIAMTALNKGRVSVAAGCVGLARACLEASLTHAADRKQFGRPIAGFQLIQELLADMAVDTDAARLLVWRCAELIDAGQSFATEASMAKLFASEAAVKAANSAIQIFGGYGYIDEYPVGKYLRDARVTTLYEGTSQIQRLLIGRALTGVNAFS; encoded by the coding sequence GTGAAGCTGACCGACGAACAGACCGGACTGCGGGAGCTGGCCCGATCCTGGGTGGACCGCGAGGTGGTTCCGTACGCCACCGAATGGGACCGGATCGAACTGGTGGATCGCGATATCGTCGGCAAACTCGGCGCAGTCGGGTTTCTCGGCATGGGCATCGATGAGACCCACGGCGGTTCCGGGGGGGACACCTTGAGCTACTGCCTGATGATGGAGGAACTCGGCCGAGGCGACACCGCGATCCGCGGCATCGTGTCAGTCTCACTGGGCCTGGTCGCCAAAACCCTTGCGGCGCACGCATCCGATGAGCTCCAGGCGACTTATCTGCCCGACCTGTGCTCGGGCGCCAAACTGGCGTGCTTCGCCCTGACCGAACCGGACAGCGGATCCGACGCCGCATCGCTTCGCACCGCGGCGGTCCGCGACGGCGACGATTGGATCCTCACCGGCTCAAAGGTGTTCATCACCAACGGCACCTGGGCCGATGTCGCCCTGGTGTTCGCCCGCACCGGCGGGCCCGGCCCGAAAGGCATCACCGCCTTCCTCGTCCCCACCGGCCTGCCCGGCTTCACCAGCCGCGAGATTCACGGCAAACTCGGACTGCGCGGCCAGGCCACCGCAGAATTGTTTCTCGACGAGGTCCGAATACCCGACACGCTGCGCATCGGCGACGAGGGTGCGGGTTTCAAAATCGCGATGACGGCGTTGAACAAGGGCCGGGTGTCGGTGGCGGCCGGCTGCGTGGGGCTGGCGCGCGCCTGCCTGGAGGCCAGTCTCACCCACGCCGCCGACCGCAAACAGTTCGGCCGGCCCATCGCGGGCTTCCAACTGATCCAAGAACTCTTGGCCGACATGGCCGTCGACACCGACGCGGCGCGGCTGCTGGTCTGGCGGTGCGCGGAGCTCATCGACGCCGGGCAGTCGTTCGCCACCGAGGCTTCGATGGCCAAGCTGTTCGCCAGCGAGGCCGCCGTAAAGGCCGCCAACAGCGCCATCCAGATCTTCGGCGGCTACGGCTACATCGACGAATACCCGGTCGGCAAATACCTGCGGGACGCCCGGGTCACGACACTCTACGAAGGCACCAGCCAGATCCAGCGCCTGCTCATCGGCCGTGCACTGACCGGCGTCAACGCGTTCTCCTGA